A DNA window from Verrucomicrobiia bacterium contains the following coding sequences:
- a CDS encoding FtsX-like permease family protein: MTTEAAERETRRVMRDLGFNLRIIPRETDMDHFWTHGFSDRTMPADTVRRLADQHGVFLTFNHLTPALEGRFPLGGREVLLTGIGDTIVAPGEARQPMGFRIRPGQLFLGHQIAARLNLRRHDAVPLGDREFTVERVLSESGTDEDIRIYGALADVQALLGQPDRINEIKAIDCLCLTEDQDPLTQLRDALETALPEARVLQLRTLADARARQRQMAERYARFSVPLVLLVGAGWLGLLAWLNVRERTVEIGLWRALGHGSTRIAVLFLGKAALLGAVAAVAGYGLGTWIALRAGPDIFQVTARALQPQPQLLAWAVLLTPLFAAVASLLPTLHAITRDPAESLRAD, from the coding sequence ATGACCACCGAGGCGGCCGAACGCGAGACCCGCCGGGTCATGCGCGATCTCGGCTTCAACCTCCGCATCATCCCGCGCGAGACCGACATGGACCACTTCTGGACCCACGGGTTCTCGGATCGCACCATGCCGGCCGACACCGTCCGCCGCCTCGCCGACCAGCACGGCGTCTTTCTCACCTTCAACCACCTCACCCCCGCCCTCGAAGGCCGGTTCCCCCTGGGCGGCCGTGAAGTCCTCCTCACCGGCATCGGCGACACGATCGTCGCGCCCGGCGAGGCGAGGCAACCCATGGGCTTCCGCATCCGTCCGGGCCAGCTCTTCCTCGGCCATCAGATCGCCGCCCGGCTCAACCTCCGCCGCCACGATGCCGTTCCACTCGGCGACCGCGAGTTCACGGTCGAACGCGTCCTCTCCGAAAGCGGCACCGACGAGGACATCCGCATCTACGGCGCCCTCGCGGATGTCCAGGCCCTGCTCGGCCAGCCGGACCGGATCAACGAGATCAAGGCCATCGATTGTCTCTGCCTGACCGAGGACCAGGACCCGCTCACCCAGCTCCGCGACGCCCTCGAAACCGCCCTTCCCGAGGCGCGCGTCCTCCAGTTGCGCACGCTCGCCGATGCCCGGGCCCGCCAACGGCAAATGGCCGAGCGCTACGCCCGGTTCTCCGTCCCCCTCGTCCTCCTCGTCGGCGCCGGCTGGCTCGGCCTCCTGGCCTGGCTCAACGTCCGCGAACGCACCGTGGAAATCGGACTCTGGCGCGCGCTCGGCCACGGCTCGACCCGCATCGCCGTGCTGTTCCTCGGCAAGGCCGCCCTCCTCGGAGCCGTCGCCGCCGTGGCCGGATACGGGCTCGGCACCTGGATCGCCCTGCGTGCCGGACCTGACATCTTCCAGGTCACCGCCCGCGCCCTGCAACCGCAGCCGCAACTCCTCGCCTGGGCGGTCCTTCTCACCCCGCTCTTCGCCGCCGTGGCCAGCCTGCTCCCCACCCTCCACGCCATCACCCGCGACCCCGCCGAATCCCTCCGCGCCGACTGA
- a CDS encoding ABC transporter permease, translated as MDAAPLSGRDVRFYLALAVLGSSYLVLLAAMLVADLFYTTPGHLWAALQSPEIRYAIRLSLLTCTLTTLLSLWVAVPLGYLLARTRFPGRGLVDLAIDIPIVLPPLVVGLSLLILFQTPPGRLIERWIPVTYAIPSIILAQFMVACAFAVRTMRTTFDQLDPRPEQVALTLGCHRSQAFWRVAFPAARRGMLAAATLAWARSLGEFGPILVFSGATRFKTEVLSTTVFLELSIGNLEAAVAVSLLMVATAFLALFILRHGAHESALGHPQRS; from the coding sequence ATGGACGCCGCGCCCCTGTCGGGCCGTGACGTCCGGTTCTACCTCGCCCTCGCCGTCCTCGGCAGTTCGTACCTTGTGCTGCTGGCCGCCATGCTGGTGGCCGACTTGTTCTACACGACCCCGGGTCACCTCTGGGCCGCCCTCCAATCCCCGGAGATCCGCTACGCGATCCGCCTCAGCCTTCTCACCTGCACCCTCACCACCCTTCTGTCGCTCTGGGTGGCCGTGCCCCTCGGTTATCTGCTGGCTCGAACGCGCTTCCCCGGACGGGGCCTCGTGGATCTGGCCATCGACATCCCCATCGTCCTGCCCCCGCTCGTCGTCGGCCTCAGCCTGTTGATCCTCTTCCAGACCCCGCCCGGGCGCCTCATCGAACGATGGATCCCGGTCACCTACGCCATTCCCAGCATCATCCTCGCGCAATTCATGGTTGCCTGCGCCTTCGCGGTCCGCACCATGCGCACCACCTTCGACCAGCTCGATCCCCGACCGGAACAGGTCGCCCTCACCCTTGGCTGCCACCGGTCCCAGGCCTTCTGGCGCGTGGCCTTCCCCGCCGCCCGCCGCGGAATGCTGGCCGCCGCCACCCTCGCCTGGGCGCGATCCCTCGGGGAATTCGGACCGATCCTCGTCTTCTCCGGCGCCACCCGATTCAAGACCGAGGTCCTCTCGACCACCGTCTTCCTCGAACTCAGCATCGGCAATCTCGAGGCGGCCGTGGCGGTGTCCCTCCTCATGGTGGCCACCGCCTTCCTGGCCCTCTTCATCCTCCGCCACGGGGCGCACGAATCCGCCCTCGGGCATCCCCAACGCTCGTGA
- a CDS encoding PQQ-binding-like beta-propeller repeat protein encodes MHPAPRSRFASVIALGAAALLGPLPFATPSASAAEPGLIAHWEFASHRTQGTSIKAAHGGPNLTPSGAYRFTDDPPPARIELSGLDEQILVAPSPDRVPLPRQAITVETWVRPDPDPVSPRAGLFAIAHGTGPDWRGVLLAVHEGRFTWTVSTEAVPAPEPLISDQPLQPGHWHHVVGTCDGRTQRLFVNGRPVAQRSHPPGQILYPTEGPILIGSLVEGTARHQLRGALNEVRVFQRALAPDEVAQRHSRRSPEFPAPAPLPIHLAPSYGPFIDWVDRTTVLVTWETDEPMPSRLECTPAAGGPTRVVEQPAPTRRHAVTLDHLPRNTEFFLRLVGPTQSGRPLLSRRYDFDSSFHYAPAAVPPQAATVASPDSRHEELARDLLARAGVRQGWCLILGARDGHLALEIVRQSDFKVLVVEPDPARVQACRRLLDQAGVHGVRASVQHLPAGGELPYGAFLANLVLSESALHTATPPPWSAAEIHRLLRPTGGVLLLGSPATGFASERNPEPWSAWLSGSDLAGARLDTRDGLWVRYQRQPLPGVGDWSHQYGAADNTSSSLDEHVKGDLQVSWWGDPGPRPMPDRGPRNPAPLSVNGRLYIQGDRVLFGLDAYNGAVLWTVAAPEVRRANVPRDGSNMAADARRLYIAHSRYCLAFEGQTGVRVQRYELPSAPAAPPADWGFLSVQDRLLIGSRVKPESRYLGDDGEWFEDDHAGQISRVTSETLFGLNIEDGTPRWTYRGGVILNSTITVGDDMIFFIESRNPAAMAAPTGRLAPELLTDQHLVALDLRSGRTLWSQEHDFSDLHFMTYLVYSRNTLVATGTDRNKHFHTHAFHAPSPADPPGDVDPLAAGGQKLWSRSHKEDKGHHSGHLQHPVVVDGVFYSDQRSFDLATGETLRTDLPERRGCGTMSAGRHALFFRHYFHGMWDLASDRRSQFQGIRGGCWLGLIPAGGMLLAPESSAGCSCTHAIQTSVGYLPRDLARR; translated from the coding sequence ATGCACCCCGCCCCCCGTTCCCGCTTCGCCAGCGTCATCGCCCTGGGCGCCGCCGCGCTCCTCGGGCCGCTTCCCTTTGCCACCCCTTCCGCGTCGGCCGCCGAACCCGGCCTGATCGCCCATTGGGAATTCGCATCCCACCGAACCCAGGGCACTTCCATCAAAGCCGCCCACGGCGGTCCCAACCTCACCCCGTCCGGCGCCTACCGGTTCACCGACGACCCGCCGCCCGCCCGGATCGAACTGTCCGGCCTCGACGAACAAATCCTCGTCGCGCCCTCCCCGGACCGTGTTCCGCTTCCACGCCAGGCCATTACGGTCGAAACCTGGGTCCGACCCGATCCCGATCCGGTGTCGCCCCGCGCCGGACTGTTCGCCATCGCGCACGGAACCGGCCCCGACTGGCGCGGCGTCCTTCTCGCCGTCCACGAGGGCCGCTTCACCTGGACGGTCTCGACCGAGGCCGTTCCCGCGCCCGAACCGCTCATTTCGGATCAACCCCTCCAGCCCGGTCATTGGCACCACGTGGTCGGCACCTGCGACGGCCGGACCCAGCGCCTCTTCGTCAACGGCCGCCCCGTCGCCCAACGTTCCCATCCGCCCGGCCAGATCCTTTACCCCACCGAAGGACCCATCCTCATCGGGTCGCTGGTCGAGGGGACCGCGCGTCACCAGCTTCGCGGAGCCCTGAACGAGGTCCGCGTTTTCCAACGCGCCCTCGCCCCCGACGAAGTCGCCCAACGCCACTCCCGTCGCAGCCCGGAGTTCCCCGCACCCGCCCCGCTCCCGATCCACCTCGCCCCCTCCTACGGTCCCTTCATCGACTGGGTGGATCGCACCACCGTCCTGGTGACCTGGGAGACGGATGAGCCCATGCCGTCCCGCCTCGAATGCACCCCCGCCGCCGGTGGCCCCACCCGCGTCGTCGAACAGCCCGCACCGACCCGGCGCCACGCCGTCACCCTCGATCATCTCCCCCGCAACACGGAGTTCTTCCTCCGCCTCGTCGGTCCCACTCAATCCGGCCGCCCGCTCCTCAGCCGCCGTTACGATTTCGATTCGTCCTTCCACTACGCGCCCGCCGCCGTTCCGCCCCAGGCCGCGACGGTCGCCTCCCCGGATTCGCGCCACGAGGAACTGGCCCGCGATCTCCTCGCCCGGGCCGGTGTCCGCCAGGGCTGGTGCCTCATTCTCGGCGCCCGGGACGGCCACCTCGCCCTCGAGATCGTCCGCCAAAGCGACTTCAAGGTCCTCGTGGTCGAACCCGATCCCGCTCGCGTCCAGGCCTGCCGGCGCCTCCTCGACCAGGCCGGCGTCCACGGCGTCCGCGCCAGTGTCCAGCATCTCCCCGCCGGCGGCGAACTCCCCTACGGCGCCTTTCTCGCCAACCTCGTCCTCTCGGAATCCGCCCTCCACACCGCCACCCCGCCTCCCTGGTCCGCCGCCGAAATCCATCGCCTGCTCCGACCCACCGGAGGGGTCCTCCTCCTCGGTTCCCCGGCCACCGGCTTCGCCTCCGAACGGAACCCGGAACCCTGGTCCGCCTGGCTCTCCGGATCGGACCTCGCCGGCGCCCGGCTGGACACCCGCGACGGCCTCTGGGTCCGGTACCAACGGCAACCCCTCCCGGGCGTCGGTGACTGGAGCCACCAGTACGGCGCCGCCGACAACACCTCCTCCAGCCTCGACGAACACGTCAAAGGCGACCTCCAGGTCTCCTGGTGGGGCGATCCCGGCCCGCGCCCCATGCCCGATCGCGGTCCCCGCAATCCCGCCCCCCTCTCCGTCAATGGCCGCCTCTACATCCAGGGCGACCGCGTCCTCTTCGGCCTCGACGCCTACAACGGGGCCGTTCTCTGGACCGTTGCCGCCCCCGAAGTCCGCCGTGCCAACGTCCCCCGCGACGGTTCCAACATGGCCGCCGACGCCCGGCGCCTCTACATCGCCCACAGCCGCTACTGCCTCGCCTTCGAGGGCCAGACCGGCGTCCGCGTCCAGCGCTACGAACTCCCCTCTGCCCCCGCTGCCCCGCCCGCCGACTGGGGCTTCCTCTCCGTCCAGGACCGGCTCCTCATCGGAAGCCGCGTCAAGCCGGAATCGCGCTACCTCGGCGACGACGGCGAATGGTTCGAGGACGATCACGCCGGCCAGATCAGCCGGGTCACCAGCGAGACGCTCTTCGGACTGAACATCGAGGACGGCACCCCCCGCTGGACCTACCGCGGCGGTGTGATCCTCAATTCAACGATCACCGTCGGCGACGACATGATCTTCTTCATCGAGAGCCGCAACCCCGCGGCCATGGCCGCCCCCACCGGCCGCCTCGCCCCCGAACTCCTCACCGACCAGCACCTCGTCGCCCTCGATCTCCGCTCCGGCCGCACCCTCTGGTCGCAGGAACACGACTTCTCCGACCTCCACTTCATGACCTACCTGGTCTATAGCCGGAACACCCTCGTCGCCACCGGCACCGACCGGAACAAGCACTTCCACACCCACGCCTTTCATGCCCCGTCCCCGGCCGACCCGCCGGGCGACGTGGACCCCCTGGCCGCCGGCGGTCAGAAGCTCTGGTCCAGGAGCCACAAGGAGGACAAGGGCCACCACAGCGGCCATCTCCAGCATCCCGTGGTCGTCGATGGCGTCTTCTACTCCGACCAGCGCTCCTTCGATCTCGCCACCGGCGAAACCCTCCGCACCGATCTCCCCGAACGACGCGGTTGCGGCACCATGTCCGCCGGGCGCCATGCCCTCTTCTTCCGGCACTATTTCCACGGCATGTGGGACCTCGCCTCGGACCGTCGTTCCCAGTTCCAGGGCATCCGCGGCGGCTGCTGGCTCGGGCTCATCCCCGCCGGCGGCATGCTCCTCGCCCCCGAAAGCAGCGCCGGCTGCTCCTGCACCCACGCCATCCAGACGTCCGTCGGCTACCTGCCGCGCGACCTCGCCCGCCGCTGA
- a CDS encoding ATP-binding cassette domain-containing protein, with protein MIAVEHLHVSAGPFSLRDIDFTLPTGAYGMLMGRTGSGKTTLLEAVCGLRRVHAGRIRLDDQDVTHLPPAERGIGFVPQDGALFAHLKVRRQIAFALELRRWAPDRIASRVQEVAGWLGLLPLLDRHPAGLSGGEAQRVALGRALALQPRILCLDEPLSALDQDTRESLCQLLAEIRARTRVTVLHITHNRAEAERLATHVFQLHDGCLEPRPA; from the coding sequence GTGATCGCCGTCGAACATCTCCACGTCTCCGCCGGGCCGTTCTCCCTGCGCGATATCGATTTCACCCTGCCCACCGGCGCCTACGGCATGCTCATGGGGCGCACCGGCTCCGGCAAAACCACCCTCCTCGAAGCCGTTTGCGGACTCCGCCGCGTCCATGCCGGCCGCATCCGGCTCGACGACCAGGACGTCACCCACCTTCCGCCCGCCGAGCGCGGCATCGGTTTCGTTCCCCAGGACGGCGCCCTCTTCGCCCACCTCAAGGTCCGCCGCCAGATCGCCTTCGCCCTCGAACTCCGCCGCTGGGCCCCCGACCGCATCGCCTCCCGCGTCCAGGAAGTCGCCGGCTGGCTCGGTCTGCTGCCCCTCCTCGACCGCCACCCCGCCGGCCTCAGCGGCGGCGAAGCCCAGCGCGTGGCCCTCGGACGTGCCCTCGCCCTCCAGCCCCGCATTCTATGCCTCGATGAACCCCTCAGCGCCCTCGACCAGGACACCCGCGAATCCCTCTGCCAGCTCCTCGCCGAAATCCGCGCCCGCACCCGGGTCACGGTGCTCCACATCACCCACAACCGCGCCGAGGCCGAACGCCTCGCCACCCACGTCTTCCAGCTCCATGACGGATGCCTCGAACCGCGCCCGGCCTGA
- a CDS encoding extracellular solute-binding protein: MSQRLVILGSIAVGALLVALLAWNPSRDRTRHAQGPPLLVYCAAGLQPAIEPAVRAFEAETGARVQIQYGGSGTLLANLRVSRVGDLFVAADHFFIEIARSNALLAEVIPLARLTPTIAVARGNPKAIRSLDDLLREDVHLVLANPDAAAIGRVVRDTLLARGTWDRFETRARAFKPTVNDLANDLKLGTADAAIVWDATVRQYPELDAVPDATFADAASEVAVGVLEACTQPAAALALARFLAAPERGGRHMAEHGFAPVAGDPWVRSPELILFSGGVNRVAIEETLRAFEAREGVGIQRVYNGCGILTAQIRAGQKPDGYFACDVSFMRTVGDEFHAAVELAETRMVIATPPGNPRGLQSLQDLARPGLKVGLANEEQSALGALSARLLRKHGWLEAVMANVVVQTPTADLLVNQLRAGGLDAVVVYEANTRAAGEAIAVIPISLDGATAIQPLAVGRQTRYPQLMRRLMDTLCSEESRRRFETTGFRWRVPSP; this comes from the coding sequence ATGTCCCAACGCCTCGTCATCCTCGGTTCGATCGCGGTCGGCGCCCTGCTGGTCGCCCTGCTCGCCTGGAATCCGTCGCGCGACCGCACGCGCCACGCCCAGGGCCCGCCGCTCCTGGTTTATTGCGCCGCCGGCCTTCAACCCGCCATCGAGCCCGCCGTCCGCGCCTTCGAGGCCGAGACCGGCGCCCGGGTCCAGATCCAGTACGGCGGCTCGGGCACGCTCCTGGCCAATCTCCGCGTTTCCCGCGTCGGGGACCTCTTCGTGGCCGCCGACCATTTCTTCATCGAGATCGCCCGCTCGAACGCGCTCCTCGCCGAGGTCATCCCGCTGGCCCGCCTCACCCCGACGATCGCCGTCGCCCGGGGCAATCCCAAGGCCATCCGTTCCCTCGACGATCTGCTGCGCGAGGATGTCCACCTGGTCCTCGCCAATCCCGATGCCGCCGCCATCGGTCGCGTGGTCCGGGACACCCTCCTGGCGCGCGGCACATGGGACCGCTTCGAGACCCGCGCCCGCGCCTTCAAGCCCACCGTCAACGACCTCGCCAACGACCTGAAACTCGGCACCGCCGACGCCGCCATCGTCTGGGACGCCACGGTCCGTCAGTATCCCGAACTCGATGCGGTCCCCGACGCCACCTTCGCGGACGCCGCCTCGGAGGTCGCCGTCGGCGTCCTCGAAGCCTGCACCCAGCCCGCCGCCGCCCTCGCCCTGGCGCGATTCCTGGCCGCCCCGGAACGCGGCGGACGGCACATGGCCGAACATGGATTCGCCCCCGTCGCGGGCGACCCCTGGGTTCGGTCGCCGGAACTCATCCTCTTCAGCGGCGGCGTCAACCGCGTCGCCATCGAAGAAACCCTGCGCGCCTTCGAAGCCCGCGAAGGGGTCGGCATCCAGCGGGTGTACAACGGCTGCGGCATCCTCACCGCCCAGATTCGTGCCGGACAGAAGCCCGACGGCTACTTCGCCTGCGACGTCTCGTTCATGCGGACGGTCGGGGACGAGTTCCACGCCGCGGTCGAGCTGGCCGAAACGCGGATGGTGATCGCGACGCCCCCGGGCAATCCCCGGGGCCTCCAGTCCCTTCAAGACCTCGCCCGCCCCGGCTTGAAGGTGGGTCTCGCCAACGAGGAACAAAGTGCTCTCGGCGCCCTTTCCGCCCGGCTCCTCCGAAAGCACGGCTGGTTGGAAGCCGTCATGGCCAACGTCGTCGTGCAGACCCCCACCGCGGATCTTCTGGTCAACCAACTCCGCGCCGGCGGCCTCGATGCGGTCGTCGTGTATGAGGCCAACACCCGCGCCGCCGGCGAGGCCATCGCGGTGATTCCCATTTCCCTCGACGGTGCCACCGCGATCCAACCCCTCGCCGTCGGGCGCCAGACCCGGTACCCGCAACTGATGCGGCGCCTCATGGACACCCTCTGTTCCGAGGAGTCCCGGCGCCGGTTCGAGACGACCGGTTTCCGCTGGAGGGTTCCCTCCCCATGA
- a CDS encoding HesA/MoeB/ThiF family protein has translation MTDASNRARPDRPPIPRHDGELPELTDEERAIHDWQFAIDGLGEPAQRRLKAASVLVSRVGGLGGSVALQLAAAGVGRLVLAHAGNLRPSDLNRQTLMSHAALGRPRLESAVRRLHDLNPRLDIVPIPENPSPANALDLVRQADVVVDAAPLFPERFALNQAAVTLRKPMVEAAVFDLDVHVTTLIPGRTPCLRCLYPGDRPDWTRKFPVLGAVSATAGSLAALEVIRLIAGLESPLAGVLLTLDLRTLTVKKFRAHRLPDCPVCRDL, from the coding sequence ATGACGGATGCCTCGAACCGCGCCCGGCCTGACCGCCCGCCCATTCCCCGCCATGACGGAGAACTCCCGGAACTCACCGACGAGGAACGCGCCATCCACGACTGGCAGTTCGCCATCGACGGCCTCGGGGAACCCGCCCAACGCCGCCTCAAGGCCGCCAGCGTCCTGGTCTCCCGCGTCGGGGGTCTCGGCGGTTCCGTGGCCCTCCAGCTCGCCGCCGCCGGTGTCGGACGCCTCGTCCTCGCCCACGCGGGCAACCTCCGACCCAGCGACCTCAACCGCCAGACCCTCATGTCCCATGCCGCCCTCGGCCGGCCCCGCCTCGAATCCGCCGTCCGCCGCCTCCACGATCTCAATCCGCGGCTCGACATCGTCCCCATTCCCGAGAATCCCTCCCCCGCCAATGCCCTCGACCTCGTCCGCCAGGCGGATGTCGTCGTCGATGCCGCCCCGCTCTTCCCCGAACGCTTCGCCCTCAACCAGGCGGCCGTCACCCTCCGCAAACCCATGGTCGAGGCCGCCGTCTTCGACCTCGATGTCCACGTCACCACCCTCATTCCCGGGCGCACCCCCTGCCTCCGTTGCCTTTATCCCGGGGATCGACCCGACTGGACCCGCAAGTTCCCGGTGCTCGGCGCCGTGTCCGCCACCGCCGGCAGTCTGGCCGCCCTCGAAGTCATCCGCCTCATCGCCGGCCTCGAATCCCCGCTCGCCGGGGTTTTGCTCACGCTCGACCTCCGCACCCTGACCGTGAAAAAGTTCCGGGCGCATCGGCTGCCCGATTGCCCCGTCTGTCGCGATCTCTAA
- a CDS encoding ABC transporter ATP-binding protein, with translation MIVAEHLHRRFRAPAGDVNALDDVSFSLQPGEFVAVKGPSGCGKSTLLLTLGGMQRPSSGRVLLDGHDLYALPPAQRNRLRATRIGFVFQLFHLIPYLDVRHNILAGLPPDTHPRTARQRLDLLLDQLGLGSRAHHLPGGLSAGERQRVALARALVKQPDVILADEPTGNLDPDNAAEVFRQLALFRRSGGTVMVVTHGPDAAPHAQRILQLAAGRLLPDPPPSVPPSPAP, from the coding sequence ATGATCGTCGCCGAACATCTTCATCGCCGCTTCCGCGCCCCCGCGGGCGACGTCAACGCCCTCGACGACGTCTCGTTCTCCCTCCAACCCGGCGAGTTCGTCGCCGTCAAGGGCCCCTCCGGTTGCGGCAAGAGCACCCTCCTCCTCACCCTCGGCGGCATGCAACGCCCGTCCTCGGGACGCGTCCTCCTCGACGGACACGACCTCTACGCGCTGCCGCCCGCCCAGCGCAACCGTCTCCGCGCCACCCGGATCGGATTTGTGTTCCAGTTGTTCCATCTCATCCCCTACCTCGACGTCCGCCACAACATCCTCGCCGGGCTGCCTCCGGACACCCACCCGCGCACCGCCCGCCAGCGGCTCGACCTGCTCCTGGACCAGCTCGGCCTCGGGTCCCGCGCCCATCATCTCCCCGGCGGCCTCAGTGCCGGCGAACGCCAGCGCGTCGCCCTGGCCCGTGCCCTCGTCAAGCAACCCGACGTCATCCTCGCCGACGAACCCACCGGCAACCTCGATCCCGACAACGCCGCCGAGGTCTTCCGTCAACTCGCCCTCTTCCGCCGCTCGGGCGGAACCGTCATGGTGGTCACCCATGGCCCCGATGCCGCCCCTCATGCCCAACGCATCCTGCAACTGGCCGCCGGCCGCCTTCTCCCCGACCCACCGCCTTCCGTTCCTCCATCTCCCGCCCCTTGA
- a CDS encoding PQQ-binding-like beta-propeller repeat protein translates to MIPSAPPPLPLRSPPRRPRRLASLLPLVCLPLLAGTTAAFGDWPTYRANDARGGVSPDPLPDRVIEAWTWRSIHPPQPAWQGEAKWDGWNKVYNLKPRQIFDRAFHTVIAGGRLFFGSSADDKVYCLDAESGRELWSFYTEGPVRLAPTVVGSRLYVGSDDGVVYCLDAATGDLVWSRRPVDSDRRIPGNGRIISNWPVRSSVLVRDGLAYTTAGMFPSEGVHLVALDADTGAVRWRQVQDDLPAQGYLLASATRLYVPSGRNNPVVCNLADGTRLQVVEGAGGTYALLTGDLLVFGPGKTGQLGAVEEGQKDQLASFQGNHMIVTPTRSYLHSDTELSALDRARYLDLSRQRRELASRQSRLARELRDLARKEEDTTAAQERIKDQLTGIGLQLDAATAALETCVLWRSPCGHPLELILAGDSLVAGGDGEVAVFDTERGSVRWRHPVAGNAYGLAAVRGTLFVSTDEGVIHCLRAAPRQAALSHPQPEIR, encoded by the coding sequence ATGATTCCCTCCGCCCCGCCTCCTCTCCCCCTCCGATCGCCGCCTCGTCGCCCCCGACGCCTGGCCTCGCTCCTGCCCCTGGTTTGCCTCCCGCTCCTCGCCGGCACCACGGCGGCATTCGGGGACTGGCCCACCTACCGCGCCAACGACGCCCGCGGCGGGGTCTCGCCCGATCCGCTCCCCGATCGCGTCATCGAGGCCTGGACCTGGCGATCCATCCATCCCCCCCAGCCCGCCTGGCAGGGCGAGGCCAAGTGGGACGGCTGGAACAAGGTCTATAACCTCAAACCCCGGCAGATCTTCGATCGCGCCTTCCACACCGTCATCGCCGGGGGTCGCCTCTTCTTCGGCTCCTCCGCCGACGACAAGGTCTATTGCCTCGATGCCGAATCCGGACGCGAACTCTGGTCCTTCTACACCGAAGGCCCCGTCCGCCTCGCCCCCACCGTCGTCGGATCCCGCCTCTACGTCGGCTCCGACGATGGCGTCGTGTACTGCCTCGACGCCGCCACAGGGGATCTCGTCTGGAGCCGGCGCCCGGTCGATTCCGACCGCCGCATCCCCGGCAACGGCCGCATCATCTCCAACTGGCCCGTCCGTTCCTCGGTCCTCGTCCGCGACGGACTCGCCTACACCACCGCCGGGATGTTCCCGTCGGAAGGCGTCCACCTCGTCGCCCTCGACGCCGACACCGGCGCGGTCCGCTGGCGCCAGGTCCAGGACGATCTCCCCGCCCAGGGCTATCTCCTCGCCTCCGCCACCCGTCTCTACGTTCCCTCGGGCCGCAACAACCCCGTCGTCTGCAATCTCGCCGACGGCACCCGCCTTCAGGTGGTCGAGGGCGCCGGCGGCACCTACGCCCTCCTCACCGGCGATCTCCTCGTCTTCGGCCCCGGCAAGACCGGCCAGCTCGGCGCGGTCGAAGAGGGGCAGAAGGACCAGCTCGCCAGCTTCCAGGGCAACCACATGATCGTCACCCCCACCCGGTCCTACCTCCATTCCGACACCGAACTGTCCGCCCTCGATCGCGCCCGTTACCTCGACCTCTCCCGGCAGCGCCGCGAACTCGCCTCCCGCCAGAGCCGCCTCGCCCGTGAACTCCGCGACCTCGCCCGCAAGGAGGAGGACACCACCGCCGCCCAGGAGCGCATCAAGGATCAGCTCACCGGGATCGGACTCCAGCTCGACGCCGCCACCGCCGCCCTCGAGACCTGCGTGCTCTGGCGCTCCCCCTGCGGGCATCCCCTCGAACTCATCCTCGCCGGCGATTCCCTCGTCGCCGGTGGCGACGGCGAGGTGGCCGTCTTCGACACCGAACGCGGTTCCGTCCGCTGGCGCCATCCCGTCGCCGGCAATGCCTACGGCCTCGCCGCCGTCCGCGGCACGCTCTTCGTCAGCACCGACGAAGGCGTCATCCACTGCCTCCGGGCCGCCCCCCGTCAGGCCGCCCTTTCCCACCCCCAACCGGAGATCCGCTGA